From a single Struthio camelus isolate bStrCam1 chromosome 31, bStrCam1.hap1, whole genome shotgun sequence genomic region:
- the GMIP gene encoding GEM-interacting protein isoform X1 has translation MNQAESRDNARCTQTASRLPGNRRLTSDHEPDSRFPTAVRASVQSPAPGVCASHMDHSASEVLHITEHLRNIDRKFQNFRELFEKGEVISGPVEAKLADLLQALSSFRNTYPALTGDAIQPAVATLITSINGLDSQERGPENKKRYSEIFRSLDAIEISIGNATVDMFIGDLDGTDDKDLTPEREIVPLGESFCKSKNSSERQVQTDITVEEADEMLIKCESGIDAALEYAKMWCKYVKELLSWIEKRLNYETDFAKGIVKIAESGRNAIIHQSNMPLRALYTMVLEHDIMVGNSANETAGLLQQKEFYQPLSAKKNEIEKWRKEFKDQWIKEQKKMNESLSSLRKSRLQYVQRCEELEKAKHLSAKAEDEYQSTAVTHPGSANKQLEKRRRSCEEAQAKVQETEALYKMCISDANFRRQELEKVRARIISHIRKLIYQGDEVLTWVTLRMFKQRQTQSEQIPMGYQHLTEVCKPYKVGEKYLEFIQTLQKKEVHMEVFEFQPLACGGQRSPPSGKKKTTLHYTGASSVAKDVSPPEDASRKHFSSHGEQGTSKSLCSDTESLGGSCESRSLDSPNSSPGNSSRKLLKAPSTGTMSSSDDFEERDSLQTFENENGTSQQQFKNILLSSAAQTHRLRKLRGPSKCRECDTFMVNGFECEECYLTCHKKCLENLLITCGRKKLPNRVPLFGIDFMQVPRDFPEEVPFIVVKCTSEIETRALGVQGIYRISGSKARVEKLCQAFENGRSLVELSEHSPHDITGVLKHFLKELSGPVLLYQLYDDLIALAKDLQKPSEEKRDCTGFPSDPIQCMKDLLSKLPGTNYNTLRHLIAHLYRVAEKYEENKMSPNNLGIIFGPTLIRPCSGSDVSMSCLVDSGYQAQIVEFLIQNYERVFGMDDLPSSLSLGCENPSQEASTEKDEGHQNPDKVQNITLENFSSKHDLNVDYVSDNSSSREAINELTLERAYSPLNTDAPEMNRSIDSELEDLEDSVQEKTDTDLDMVLGTQPRGHFSRQPVKYIRTQAKMRPVIPKSSSLPLRTTTLSNMATEFGAERNPNDSSSATKDSLEESSRSRNSTPDTSTLKCHSGGKQQLKRFEITQETARIVSKFKVDDTSTSSEQSLEGTESTEKAVNLNPEILL, from the exons ATGAATCAAGCAGAATCTCGGGATAATGCCAGGTGCACTCAGACTGCAAGCAGATTGCCAGGCAATAGACGCCTTACATCTGACCATGAACCAGACTCCAGATTCCCGACTGCTGTGCGGGCTTCAGTCCAGAGCCCTGCCCCTGGTGTTTGTGCCAGCCACATGGACCATTCTGCTAGTGAGGTACTCCACATCACTGAGCACCTGAGGAACATCGACAGGAAATTCCAGAACTTCCGTGAGCTCTTCGAAAAag GAGAAGTTATTTCAGGCCCCGTTGAAGCCAAACTGGCAGATTTATTGCAAGCTCTCTCTTCCTTCCGGAACACATATCCTGCTTTGACTGGGGATGCCATCCAGCCTGCTGTAGCAACCCTTATCACCAGTATCAATG GTCTTGACAGTCAAGAGAGAGGACCTGAAAATAAGAAGCGGTACAGTGAGATTTTCCGGAGCCTAGATGCCATAGAAATCTCAATTGGAAATGC GACAGTTGATATGTTCATTGGTGATTTGGATGGCACTGATGATAAAGACCTGACCCCAGAAAGAGAGATCGTGCCG CTGGGTGAAAGTTTCTGCAAGAGCAAAAACAGTTCGGAGAGACAAGTGCAGACAGACATAACAG TTGAGGAGGCAGATGAAATGCTGATAAAATGTGAAAGTGGCATTGATGCAGCCCTTGAATATGCCAAAATGTGGTGTAAATATGTCAAAGAGCTTCTTAGCTGGATTGAAAAACGTCTGAATTATG AAACAGACTTTGCCAAAGGGATTGTGAAGATAGCAGAATCAGGAAGAAATGCAATTATCCATCAG TCCAACATGCCTCTTCGGGCACTCTACACAATGGTCCTGGAACATGACATTATGGTTGGAAACTCAGCTAATGAGACTGCAGGATTGCTTCAACAGAAAGAATTCTATCAG CCTCTGTCAGCCAAGAAGAATGAAATTGAGAAGTGGAGGAAAGAATTCAAAGATCAGTGGAtaaaggagcagaagaaaatg AATGAATCCTTGTCATCCCTGCGCAAGTCCCGTTTGCAATATGTACAGCGCTGTGAGGAACTGGAGAAAGCAAAGCACCTGAGCGCCAAGGCAGAGGATGAATATCAGAGCACAGCGGTTACCCATCCTGGCAGTGCCAACAAGCAGCTGGAGAAACGCCGCCGGTCTTGCGAGGAGGCACAAGCAAAG GTTCAAGAAACAGAAGCTCTGTACAAGATGTGCATCAGTGATGCCAACTTCCGACGACAAGAACTGGAAAAAGTGCGAGCACGCATCATCTCTCATATTCGGAAACTCATTTACCAAGGAGATGAGGTGCTGACCTGG gTCACGTTAAGGATGTTCAAGCAGAGGCAGACTCAGTCCGAACAGATTCCAATGGGTTACCAGCACCTGACTGAGGTCTGCAAACCATACAAAGTGGGTGAGAAATACCTGGAATTCATTCAGactctgcagaagaaagaagttCATATGGAGGTGTTTGAATTTCAGCCACTTGCTTGTGGGGGGCAGag GTCCCCCCCCAGTGGCAAAAAAAAGACGACATTGCATTACACGGGAGCCTCGTCTGTGGCAAAGGATGTGAGCCCTCCAGAAGATGCATCAAGAAAGCACTTCTCTTCACATGGTGAACAGG GTACGAGCAAGTCCCTCTGCAGTGACACAGAAAGCCTGGGTGGGAGTTGTGAATCTCGATCTCTGGACTCTCCCAATTCCAGCCCAG GAAACTCTAGCAGGAAGTTGCTAAAAGCTCCATCCACTGGCACCATGTCCTCCTCAGATGATTTTGAAGAGAGAGATTCATTGCAAACTTTTGAAAATG AAAATGGAACGTCTCAGCAGCAGTTTAAGAACATCCTTCTCTCCAGCGCGGCACAGACCCACCGGCTCAGGAAGCTCCGGGGGCCATCCAAATGCAGGGAATGTGACACCTTCATGGTCAATGGCTTTGAGTGTGAGGAG TGCTACCTGACCTGCCACAAGAAGTGTCTAGAGAACCTGTTGATCACCTGTGGCCGCAAGAAGTTGCCTAACCGGGTACCTCTTTTTGGCATTGACTTCATGCAAGTACCTCGAGATTTCCCAGAGGAAGTTCCCTTCATAGTGGTGAAATGCACCTCAGAAATTGAAACTCGTGCCCTCGGAGTGCAG GGCATCTATCGGATAAGCGGATCCAAGGCCCGGGTGGAAAAACTGTGCCAGGCCTTTGAAAATGGAAGAAGCCTGGTGGAACTCTCCGAGCACTCCCCCCATGATATCACTGGGGTCCTGAAGCATTTCCTGAAGGAA CTTTCAGGACCTGTGCTGCTGTACCAGCTCTATGATGATCTTATTGCACTTGCCAAAGATTTGCAAAAACCCAGTGAAGAAAAGAGAGACTGTACAGGCTTCCCTTCAGATCCTATCCAGTGCATGAAGGACCTGCTGAGCAAATTGCCTGGAACCAACTACAATACTCTGCGGCATCTCATTGCACACTTGTACAG GGTGGCAGAGAAATACGAAGAGAACAAGATGTCCCCAAACAACCTGGGCATAATATTTGGGCCAACTCTGATCCGGCCATGCTCAGGGAGCGATGTCTCAATGTCATGCCTTGTTGACTCTGGGTATCAAGCCCAGATTGTGGAATTTCTCATTCAGAACTACGAAAGGGTGTTTGGGATGGATGACCTGCCTTCATCCTTGTCCCTTGGATGTGAAAATCCTTCACAAGAAGCATCGACAGAGAAGGATGAAGGACATCAGAACCCAGACAAAGTCCAGAATATAACTCTAGAG AATTTCTCCTCCAAGCATGATTTAAATGTGGACTATGTGTCTGATAACTCGTCTTCCAGGGAAGCCATCAATGAGCTGACTCTGGAGAGAGCCTACAGTCCATTAAACACGGATGCCCCAG AGATGAATAGAAGTATTGATTCTGAGCTGGAGGACCTGGAGGACTCTGTGCAGGAAAAGACAGACACTGATTTGGACATGGTCCTAGGGACCCAGCCCAGAGGTCATTTCAGCCGACAGCCAGTAAAATATATTCGAACACAGGCAAAAATGAGACCAGTCATTCCCAAGTCTTCCAGTTTGCCTTTGAGGACTACTACTTTATCCAACATGGCAACGGAGTTTGGTGCAGAACGCAACCCTAACGACAGCAGCTCCGCAACAAaggacagcctggaggagagcagtAGGAGTAGGAACAGCACACCAGACACGAGCACACTCAAGTGCCACTCAGGTGGGAAACAGCAACTCAAACGTTTTGAGATCACACAGGAAACTGCCAGGATTGTCTCCAAGTTTAAAGTCGATGACACTTCAACATCCTCTGAGCAGTCTCTGGAGGGTACAGAGTCTACTGAGAAAGCAGTGAACCTCAATCCAGAGATACTGCTATAG
- the GMIP gene encoding GEM-interacting protein isoform X2, giving the protein MGDPEPSGLDSQERGPENKKRYSEIFRSLDAIEISIGNATVDMFIGDLDGTDDKDLTPEREIVPLGESFCKSKNSSERQVQTDITVEEADEMLIKCESGIDAALEYAKMWCKYVKELLSWIEKRLNYETDFAKGIVKIAESGRNAIIHQSNMPLRALYTMVLEHDIMVGNSANETAGLLQQKEFYQPLSAKKNEIEKWRKEFKDQWIKEQKKMNESLSSLRKSRLQYVQRCEELEKAKHLSAKAEDEYQSTAVTHPGSANKQLEKRRRSCEEAQAKVQETEALYKMCISDANFRRQELEKVRARIISHIRKLIYQGDEVLTWVTLRMFKQRQTQSEQIPMGYQHLTEVCKPYKVGEKYLEFIQTLQKKEVHMEVFEFQPLACGGQRSPPSGKKKTTLHYTGASSVAKDVSPPEDASRKHFSSHGEQGTSKSLCSDTESLGGSCESRSLDSPNSSPGNSSRKLLKAPSTGTMSSSDDFEERDSLQTFENENGTSQQQFKNILLSSAAQTHRLRKLRGPSKCRECDTFMVNGFECEECYLTCHKKCLENLLITCGRKKLPNRVPLFGIDFMQVPRDFPEEVPFIVVKCTSEIETRALGVQGIYRISGSKARVEKLCQAFENGRSLVELSEHSPHDITGVLKHFLKELSGPVLLYQLYDDLIALAKDLQKPSEEKRDCTGFPSDPIQCMKDLLSKLPGTNYNTLRHLIAHLYRVAEKYEENKMSPNNLGIIFGPTLIRPCSGSDVSMSCLVDSGYQAQIVEFLIQNYERVFGMDDLPSSLSLGCENPSQEASTEKDEGHQNPDKVQNITLENFSSKHDLNVDYVSDNSSSREAINELTLERAYSPLNTDAPEMNRSIDSELEDLEDSVQEKTDTDLDMVLGTQPRGHFSRQPVKYIRTQAKMRPVIPKSSSLPLRTTTLSNMATEFGAERNPNDSSSATKDSLEESSRSRNSTPDTSTLKCHSGGKQQLKRFEITQETARIVSKFKVDDTSTSSEQSLEGTESTEKAVNLNPEILL; this is encoded by the exons ATGGGAGACCCAGAACCAAGTG GTCTTGACAGTCAAGAGAGAGGACCTGAAAATAAGAAGCGGTACAGTGAGATTTTCCGGAGCCTAGATGCCATAGAAATCTCAATTGGAAATGC GACAGTTGATATGTTCATTGGTGATTTGGATGGCACTGATGATAAAGACCTGACCCCAGAAAGAGAGATCGTGCCG CTGGGTGAAAGTTTCTGCAAGAGCAAAAACAGTTCGGAGAGACAAGTGCAGACAGACATAACAG TTGAGGAGGCAGATGAAATGCTGATAAAATGTGAAAGTGGCATTGATGCAGCCCTTGAATATGCCAAAATGTGGTGTAAATATGTCAAAGAGCTTCTTAGCTGGATTGAAAAACGTCTGAATTATG AAACAGACTTTGCCAAAGGGATTGTGAAGATAGCAGAATCAGGAAGAAATGCAATTATCCATCAG TCCAACATGCCTCTTCGGGCACTCTACACAATGGTCCTGGAACATGACATTATGGTTGGAAACTCAGCTAATGAGACTGCAGGATTGCTTCAACAGAAAGAATTCTATCAG CCTCTGTCAGCCAAGAAGAATGAAATTGAGAAGTGGAGGAAAGAATTCAAAGATCAGTGGAtaaaggagcagaagaaaatg AATGAATCCTTGTCATCCCTGCGCAAGTCCCGTTTGCAATATGTACAGCGCTGTGAGGAACTGGAGAAAGCAAAGCACCTGAGCGCCAAGGCAGAGGATGAATATCAGAGCACAGCGGTTACCCATCCTGGCAGTGCCAACAAGCAGCTGGAGAAACGCCGCCGGTCTTGCGAGGAGGCACAAGCAAAG GTTCAAGAAACAGAAGCTCTGTACAAGATGTGCATCAGTGATGCCAACTTCCGACGACAAGAACTGGAAAAAGTGCGAGCACGCATCATCTCTCATATTCGGAAACTCATTTACCAAGGAGATGAGGTGCTGACCTGG gTCACGTTAAGGATGTTCAAGCAGAGGCAGACTCAGTCCGAACAGATTCCAATGGGTTACCAGCACCTGACTGAGGTCTGCAAACCATACAAAGTGGGTGAGAAATACCTGGAATTCATTCAGactctgcagaagaaagaagttCATATGGAGGTGTTTGAATTTCAGCCACTTGCTTGTGGGGGGCAGag GTCCCCCCCCAGTGGCAAAAAAAAGACGACATTGCATTACACGGGAGCCTCGTCTGTGGCAAAGGATGTGAGCCCTCCAGAAGATGCATCAAGAAAGCACTTCTCTTCACATGGTGAACAGG GTACGAGCAAGTCCCTCTGCAGTGACACAGAAAGCCTGGGTGGGAGTTGTGAATCTCGATCTCTGGACTCTCCCAATTCCAGCCCAG GAAACTCTAGCAGGAAGTTGCTAAAAGCTCCATCCACTGGCACCATGTCCTCCTCAGATGATTTTGAAGAGAGAGATTCATTGCAAACTTTTGAAAATG AAAATGGAACGTCTCAGCAGCAGTTTAAGAACATCCTTCTCTCCAGCGCGGCACAGACCCACCGGCTCAGGAAGCTCCGGGGGCCATCCAAATGCAGGGAATGTGACACCTTCATGGTCAATGGCTTTGAGTGTGAGGAG TGCTACCTGACCTGCCACAAGAAGTGTCTAGAGAACCTGTTGATCACCTGTGGCCGCAAGAAGTTGCCTAACCGGGTACCTCTTTTTGGCATTGACTTCATGCAAGTACCTCGAGATTTCCCAGAGGAAGTTCCCTTCATAGTGGTGAAATGCACCTCAGAAATTGAAACTCGTGCCCTCGGAGTGCAG GGCATCTATCGGATAAGCGGATCCAAGGCCCGGGTGGAAAAACTGTGCCAGGCCTTTGAAAATGGAAGAAGCCTGGTGGAACTCTCCGAGCACTCCCCCCATGATATCACTGGGGTCCTGAAGCATTTCCTGAAGGAA CTTTCAGGACCTGTGCTGCTGTACCAGCTCTATGATGATCTTATTGCACTTGCCAAAGATTTGCAAAAACCCAGTGAAGAAAAGAGAGACTGTACAGGCTTCCCTTCAGATCCTATCCAGTGCATGAAGGACCTGCTGAGCAAATTGCCTGGAACCAACTACAATACTCTGCGGCATCTCATTGCACACTTGTACAG GGTGGCAGAGAAATACGAAGAGAACAAGATGTCCCCAAACAACCTGGGCATAATATTTGGGCCAACTCTGATCCGGCCATGCTCAGGGAGCGATGTCTCAATGTCATGCCTTGTTGACTCTGGGTATCAAGCCCAGATTGTGGAATTTCTCATTCAGAACTACGAAAGGGTGTTTGGGATGGATGACCTGCCTTCATCCTTGTCCCTTGGATGTGAAAATCCTTCACAAGAAGCATCGACAGAGAAGGATGAAGGACATCAGAACCCAGACAAAGTCCAGAATATAACTCTAGAG AATTTCTCCTCCAAGCATGATTTAAATGTGGACTATGTGTCTGATAACTCGTCTTCCAGGGAAGCCATCAATGAGCTGACTCTGGAGAGAGCCTACAGTCCATTAAACACGGATGCCCCAG AGATGAATAGAAGTATTGATTCTGAGCTGGAGGACCTGGAGGACTCTGTGCAGGAAAAGACAGACACTGATTTGGACATGGTCCTAGGGACCCAGCCCAGAGGTCATTTCAGCCGACAGCCAGTAAAATATATTCGAACACAGGCAAAAATGAGACCAGTCATTCCCAAGTCTTCCAGTTTGCCTTTGAGGACTACTACTTTATCCAACATGGCAACGGAGTTTGGTGCAGAACGCAACCCTAACGACAGCAGCTCCGCAACAAaggacagcctggaggagagcagtAGGAGTAGGAACAGCACACCAGACACGAGCACACTCAAGTGCCACTCAGGTGGGAAACAGCAACTCAAACGTTTTGAGATCACACAGGAAACTGCCAGGATTGTCTCCAAGTTTAAAGTCGATGACACTTCAACATCCTCTGAGCAGTCTCTGGAGGGTACAGAGTCTACTGAGAAAGCAGTGAACCTCAATCCAGAGATACTGCTATAG
- the GMIP gene encoding GEM-interacting protein isoform X3, whose product MNQAESRDNARCTQTASRLPGNRRLTSDHEPDSRFPTAVRASVQSPAPGVCASHMDHSASEVLHITEHLRNIDRKFQNFRELFEKGEVISGPVEAKLADLLQALSSFRNTYPALTGDAIQPAVATLITSINGLDSQERGPENKKRYSEIFRSLDAIEISIGNATVDMFIGDLDGTDDKDLTPEREIVPLGESFCKSKNSSERQVQTDITVEEADEMLIKCESGIDAALEYAKMWCKYVKELLSWIEKRLNYETDFAKGIVKIAESGRNAIIHQSNMPLRALYTMVLEHDIMVGNSANETAGLLQQKEFYQPLSAKKNEIEKWRKEFKDQWIKEQKKMNESLSSLRKSRLQYVQRCEELEKAKHLSAKAEDEYQSTAVTHPGSANKQLEKRRRSCEEAQAKVQETEALYKMCISDANFRRQELEKVRARIISHIRKLIYQGDEVLTWVTLRMFKQRQTQSEQIPMGYQHLTEVCKPYKVGEKYLEFIQTLQKKEVHMEVFEFQPLACGGQRSPPSGKKKTTLHYTGASSVAKDVSPPEDASRKHFSSHGEQGTSKSLCSDTESLGGSCESRSLDSPNSSPGNSSRKLLKAPSTGTMSSSDDFEERDSLQTFENENGTSQQQFKNILLSSAAQTHRLRKLRGPSKCRECDTFMVNGFECEECYLTCHKKCLENLLITCGRKKLPNRVPLFGIDFMQVPRDFPEEVPFIVVKCTSEIETRALGVQGIYRISGSKARVEKLCQAFENGRSLVELSEHSPHDITGVLKHFLKELSGPVLLYQLYDDLIALAKDLQKPSEEKRDCTGFPSDPIQCMKDLLSKLPGTNYNTLRHLIAHLYRVAEKYEENKMSPNNLGIIFGPTLIRPCSGSDVSMSCLVDSGYQAQIVEFLIQNYERVFGMDDLPSSLSLGCENPSQEASTEKDEGHQNPDKVQNITLEAQSQHILQAMLHLRLVEPGSSSIIGKLRQIKAFLA is encoded by the exons ATGAATCAAGCAGAATCTCGGGATAATGCCAGGTGCACTCAGACTGCAAGCAGATTGCCAGGCAATAGACGCCTTACATCTGACCATGAACCAGACTCCAGATTCCCGACTGCTGTGCGGGCTTCAGTCCAGAGCCCTGCCCCTGGTGTTTGTGCCAGCCACATGGACCATTCTGCTAGTGAGGTACTCCACATCACTGAGCACCTGAGGAACATCGACAGGAAATTCCAGAACTTCCGTGAGCTCTTCGAAAAag GAGAAGTTATTTCAGGCCCCGTTGAAGCCAAACTGGCAGATTTATTGCAAGCTCTCTCTTCCTTCCGGAACACATATCCTGCTTTGACTGGGGATGCCATCCAGCCTGCTGTAGCAACCCTTATCACCAGTATCAATG GTCTTGACAGTCAAGAGAGAGGACCTGAAAATAAGAAGCGGTACAGTGAGATTTTCCGGAGCCTAGATGCCATAGAAATCTCAATTGGAAATGC GACAGTTGATATGTTCATTGGTGATTTGGATGGCACTGATGATAAAGACCTGACCCCAGAAAGAGAGATCGTGCCG CTGGGTGAAAGTTTCTGCAAGAGCAAAAACAGTTCGGAGAGACAAGTGCAGACAGACATAACAG TTGAGGAGGCAGATGAAATGCTGATAAAATGTGAAAGTGGCATTGATGCAGCCCTTGAATATGCCAAAATGTGGTGTAAATATGTCAAAGAGCTTCTTAGCTGGATTGAAAAACGTCTGAATTATG AAACAGACTTTGCCAAAGGGATTGTGAAGATAGCAGAATCAGGAAGAAATGCAATTATCCATCAG TCCAACATGCCTCTTCGGGCACTCTACACAATGGTCCTGGAACATGACATTATGGTTGGAAACTCAGCTAATGAGACTGCAGGATTGCTTCAACAGAAAGAATTCTATCAG CCTCTGTCAGCCAAGAAGAATGAAATTGAGAAGTGGAGGAAAGAATTCAAAGATCAGTGGAtaaaggagcagaagaaaatg AATGAATCCTTGTCATCCCTGCGCAAGTCCCGTTTGCAATATGTACAGCGCTGTGAGGAACTGGAGAAAGCAAAGCACCTGAGCGCCAAGGCAGAGGATGAATATCAGAGCACAGCGGTTACCCATCCTGGCAGTGCCAACAAGCAGCTGGAGAAACGCCGCCGGTCTTGCGAGGAGGCACAAGCAAAG GTTCAAGAAACAGAAGCTCTGTACAAGATGTGCATCAGTGATGCCAACTTCCGACGACAAGAACTGGAAAAAGTGCGAGCACGCATCATCTCTCATATTCGGAAACTCATTTACCAAGGAGATGAGGTGCTGACCTGG gTCACGTTAAGGATGTTCAAGCAGAGGCAGACTCAGTCCGAACAGATTCCAATGGGTTACCAGCACCTGACTGAGGTCTGCAAACCATACAAAGTGGGTGAGAAATACCTGGAATTCATTCAGactctgcagaagaaagaagttCATATGGAGGTGTTTGAATTTCAGCCACTTGCTTGTGGGGGGCAGag GTCCCCCCCCAGTGGCAAAAAAAAGACGACATTGCATTACACGGGAGCCTCGTCTGTGGCAAAGGATGTGAGCCCTCCAGAAGATGCATCAAGAAAGCACTTCTCTTCACATGGTGAACAGG GTACGAGCAAGTCCCTCTGCAGTGACACAGAAAGCCTGGGTGGGAGTTGTGAATCTCGATCTCTGGACTCTCCCAATTCCAGCCCAG GAAACTCTAGCAGGAAGTTGCTAAAAGCTCCATCCACTGGCACCATGTCCTCCTCAGATGATTTTGAAGAGAGAGATTCATTGCAAACTTTTGAAAATG AAAATGGAACGTCTCAGCAGCAGTTTAAGAACATCCTTCTCTCCAGCGCGGCACAGACCCACCGGCTCAGGAAGCTCCGGGGGCCATCCAAATGCAGGGAATGTGACACCTTCATGGTCAATGGCTTTGAGTGTGAGGAG TGCTACCTGACCTGCCACAAGAAGTGTCTAGAGAACCTGTTGATCACCTGTGGCCGCAAGAAGTTGCCTAACCGGGTACCTCTTTTTGGCATTGACTTCATGCAAGTACCTCGAGATTTCCCAGAGGAAGTTCCCTTCATAGTGGTGAAATGCACCTCAGAAATTGAAACTCGTGCCCTCGGAGTGCAG GGCATCTATCGGATAAGCGGATCCAAGGCCCGGGTGGAAAAACTGTGCCAGGCCTTTGAAAATGGAAGAAGCCTGGTGGAACTCTCCGAGCACTCCCCCCATGATATCACTGGGGTCCTGAAGCATTTCCTGAAGGAA CTTTCAGGACCTGTGCTGCTGTACCAGCTCTATGATGATCTTATTGCACTTGCCAAAGATTTGCAAAAACCCAGTGAAGAAAAGAGAGACTGTACAGGCTTCCCTTCAGATCCTATCCAGTGCATGAAGGACCTGCTGAGCAAATTGCCTGGAACCAACTACAATACTCTGCGGCATCTCATTGCACACTTGTACAG GGTGGCAGAGAAATACGAAGAGAACAAGATGTCCCCAAACAACCTGGGCATAATATTTGGGCCAACTCTGATCCGGCCATGCTCAGGGAGCGATGTCTCAATGTCATGCCTTGTTGACTCTGGGTATCAAGCCCAGATTGTGGAATTTCTCATTCAGAACTACGAAAGGGTGTTTGGGATGGATGACCTGCCTTCATCCTTGTCCCTTGGATGTGAAAATCCTTCACAAGAAGCATCGACAGAGAAGGATGAAGGACATCAGAACCCAGACAAAGTCCAGAATATAACTCTAGAG gCTCAAAGCCAGCATATTTTGCAGGCCATGCTGCATCTCCGTCTTGTTGAACCAGGCAGCTCAAGCATTATTGGTAAACTAAGACAAATTAAGGCATTTTTAGCTTAA